From Sphingomonas bisphenolicum, one genomic window encodes:
- a CDS encoding DUF1294 domain-containing protein, with amino-acid sequence MANLVAFALFGMDKRRARLRLRRLSERTLLLWALAGGSAGALVGRRLFRHKTRKQPFSTLLWLIVAAQAVAAAAWAMR; translated from the coding sequence TTGGCAAACCTGGTCGCCTTCGCCCTCTTTGGCATGGACAAGCGGCGTGCCCGGCTGAGGCTGCGCCGCTTGTCCGAACGTACGCTGCTCTTATGGGCGCTGGCGGGCGGGTCGGCGGGTGCGCTCGTCGGTCGGCGGCTGTTTCGCCACAAGACGCGCAAGCAGCCCTTCTCGACCCTGTTATGGCTGATCGTCGCGGCGCAGGCGGTGGCGGCCGCCGCCTGGGCAATGCGTTGA